The DNA region CGCTGCCACGCTGCCTGAGCGCTCTTGGACTTCTGGCGTCCCTTCTCGTTCTGGTGGTCCTCGAACTCGGCGAGGGTGGCGTCTATCTCGGGCTGTGGGTCATAGCCGGTATCTCGATGACGCGGTTGATCTGGATCTGTCCGGCAGCCTTCAGGAACTCGTCGGTCACATGGTCGTCGACCCATTCGGCGCGCACGGTGCACGGGGCGGGGCAGTAGGTCCCGTACTTGTACGACGAGCACCGGTAGGCACCGGAGGACCGGTTCAGGTACATGCGCTCGTTGCACCCGTTGCAGTGGATGACGCGTAGCAACAGTGCCGTGGAATCGGTGCGCTCGGGAGCCCTCTGTTCGATCGGCTTGGGGGTGAGGAGTGCGGCGGCCTGGTCGAACTCTTCACGGGTGAGGATCGGCTCCGTGGTCGCCATGACCGGGTCGCCCTGGTCGTCGCGCACGGGCTTGCTCCGGTGCATCTTCCACCCCATGAGAGCTTCGTCGGTCAGCATCTTTTCGATGGTCTGTGCTCGCCACTGTGCGGGCTTCTTCGCGGGCTCGTCCGTGGCCGGGGCGGTCTTCTTCTTGGTGCGCGCCTGGTAGGCGGTCCAGTGCGCCGAGGGGGGCAGCACGCCGTCCGCGTTGAGCCCGCGCGCGATGGTGTGCAGCCCTCGGCCGTCTAGCGCCAGAACACCAGGGCATCAAACGCGTCCGGGGGCGTCAGCCATCCGCCGAGCTGTGGACGGTCGAAGGGGCCGACCAGGGACGCGGACACGTCCAGGTCGACCGCTTCCCGCAGGGCAGCGCCCTCGCCGAAGGTGAGCCGAGAGCTGCCGCCGCTGCGTCGTCGGCCTCGCGCTGCCGCTCCGGGCTCGTCGTCTCGTCGGTACGGACGGACAGCCGGATGCAGCGGACACCGCGCAGGGTTTCAGTGCACCCCGCCAATACACTCGTGTTCTTGTCCTCCATACCGTCTGTGGAGGACAGCGAGTTCCTTACGGCTGTGACCTGCGGGCATGCCACCATGACCCGATCTCTCCAGAAGTGTCACTCTGGAACATCGGGAAGGGGCGGGATTGGGGAGCCCCCGGCAGGGTCAGGCCAGAAGCCACTCGCTGAACTCCGCCGTCCCCCGACCCCCCGCACCCCCATGCGCAGCCGTCATGAACATCCCCACGTCCTGGGCGGAGGCCGCCCCGGGGACCGGGACGGAGGCGACGGTGCGCCAGGTGGCGCCGGAGTCGGTGGAGAGGGCCCCGGTGAAGGTCCCTCCGGTCCGGGAGAGGCGGAGGAGGACGGGGGCCTTGACGCCGGTGACGCGCCGGTAGGTGTCGAGGGTGCCGTCACCGGTGGTGTCGTAGGAGAGGACGACGCCGTTGGCGGGGGTGACGGCGAGGTTGAGGAAGCCGGGGGAGCCGGGGGTGGAAAGGGAGTTGCGGGCGATGATGCCGGCGCGGGCCCAGGGCCCGGTGACGGCCTGGGAGTCGACGCGGAGGGTGACGGACACCCCGTCGCGCAGGGCCCCGGGCCGGTAGAGGGTGCCGAACTCGGCGGTG from Streptomyces flavofungini includes:
- a CDS encoding recombinase family protein: MLPPSAHWTAYQARTKKKTAPATDEPAKKPAQWRAQTIEKMLTDEALMGWKMHRSKPVRDDQGDPVMATTEPILTREEFDQAAALLTPKPIEQRAPERTDSTALLLRVIHCNGCNERMYLNRSSGAYRCSSYKYGTYCPAPCTVRAEWVDDHVTDEFLKAAGQIQINRVIEIPAMTHSPR